In one Drosophila pseudoobscura strain MV-25-SWS-2005 chromosome X, UCI_Dpse_MV25, whole genome shotgun sequence genomic region, the following are encoded:
- the Ldh gene encoding L-lactate dehydrogenase has product MAAIKDSLLAQVAEVLPSSGHKVTVVGIGQVGMASAFSILAQGVSKEVCLIDVCADKLQGELMDLQHGSNFLKNPQITASTDFAASANSRLCIVTAGVRQKEGESRLSLVQRNTDILKNIIPKLVEYSPDTILLMVSNPVDIMTYVAWKLSGLPKNRVIGSGTNLDSSRFRFLMSQRLGVAPTSCHGWIIGEHGDSSVPVWSGVNIAGVRLRELNPILGTGEDPEKWNELHKQVVDSAYEVIKLKGYTSWAIGLSTASLASAILRNTSSVAAVSTSVLGEHGIDKDVFLSLPCILNANGVTSVVKQILTATEIEQLQKSATIMADVQAGLKF; this is encoded by the exons ATGGCCGCCATTAAGGATAGCCTCTTGGCCCAAGTAGCCGAAGTTCTGCCCAGCTCGGGTCACAAGGTCACCGTGGTGGGCATCGGCCAGGTGGGCATGGCCAGCGCCTTCAGCATCCTCGCCCAGGGCGTCTCCAAGGAGGTCTGCCTGATCGACGTCTGCGCGGACAAGCTGCAGGGCGAGCTGATGGACCTGCAGCACGGCTCCAACTTCCTGAAGAACCCCCAGATCACGGCCAGCACCGACTTCGCGGCGTCCGCCAACTCGCGGCTGTGCATCGTGACGGCTGGAGTCCGCCAAAAGGAGGGCGAGTCCCGTCTGTCGCTGGTGCAGCGCAACACCGACATCCTCAAGAACATCATCCCCAAGCTGGTGGAG TACAGTCCCGATACCATTCTGCTGATGGTCTCCAACCCCGTGGACATCATGACCTACGTGGCCTGGAAGCTGTCGGGCCTGCCCAAGAACCGCGTCATCGGCAGCGGCACCAACCTGGACTCGTCGCGCTTCCGCTTCCTGATGTCGCAGCGCCTGGGCGTGGCGCCCACCTCCTGCCACGGCTGGATCATCGGGGAGCACGGAGACAGCTCGGTGCCCGTGTGGTCGGGCGTCAACATCGCCGGCGTTCGCCTGCGTGAGCTGAACCCCATTCTGGGCACCGGCGAGGACCCAGAGAAGTGGAACGAGCTCCACAAGCAGGTCGTCGACTCGGCCTACGAGGTCATCAAGCTCAAGGGCTACACCTCGTGGGCCATCGGCCTGAGCACGGCCTCCCTGGCCTCGGCCATTCTGCGGAACACGAGCAGCGTGGCAGCGGTCTCCACCTCAGTGCTG GGCGAACATGGCATCGACAAGGACGTTTTCCTGTCGCTGCCCTGCATCCTGAACGCCAACGGCGTCACCTCCGTCGTCAAGCAGATCCTGACGGCCACCGAAATCGAGCAGCTGCAAAAGTCGGCCACCATCATGGCCGACGTCCAGGCAGGACTCAAGTTCTAG